The following is a genomic window from Coprobacter tertius.
TTTCGTATTGTTGTTTTTCAAAAAATTATGTGATGAAAAAACTGGTTATTTTCGATCTCGATGGTACGTTATTGAATACGATCGATGATTTAGCTGTGAGTACGAATTTTGCTTTATCTTGTTGTGGATTTCCAGAGCACAAGGTGTCGCAGTATAAATATTTCGTTGGTAACGGAATTGCGAAGTTATTTGAAAGAGCACTTCCGGAAAATGAACGAAATGAGCAGAATATCGCTCGTATGAGAATGTATTTTCTTGAACATTATACGGTTAATAATACCTGCCATACGGTTCCTTACGATGGAATACCCGATTTACTGCGTTCGCTTGCAGATCAAGATGTGAAACTGGCGGTGGCTTCTAATAAATATCAGCAGGGAACAGAGAAGTTAATCGATTATTATTTTGGTGATATTCCTTTTATTGCTGTGTTGGGACAACGTGAAGGGGTACCGGTAAAACCCGATCCGGTTATTATAGAAGAGATACTCGGGGTTGCGGGGATATCTCGAGATGAAACTCTTTATACCGGAGATTCAGGTGTCGATATGCAAACGGCTAAAAATGCAGGAGTTGAATCGGTAGGAGTGACTTGGGGATTTCGATCGAAAGGTGAACTTCTCGAAAACGGGGCTTGTCATGTTGTTGATTATCCCGGGGAATTATTAAAATATATGAGTGAGCGATTGTAATAGAAATGGCCTTTGACAACAAAATCGGTTATCAAAGGCCGTTTCAGTTTAATCTGTATTTGTTGTTTTTATTTATAATATTCGATTGAACGTTGTTTTACTGTGGAAAGGTTTCCATTGATAAAACAGGATTGTTTAACCCAGTTTCCGCTTTCGTCATAGATATACTCATAGGTAGTGACGGTTTCTTTTGCCGCTTTTACATTGATTGTTTTTATCAGGTCTCCTTTATCGTTGTATTTGTATTGGGTATTCGATACAGTTTTACCGATATTTTCGGACCGGTTCGTGAGTTTTCCGGTTTTATCGAATGTATCGATTGTCGTGTTTTTAGGAGTTGTAGCCTTGTATTTCTTAGTCGAAACGAGTGTATCGTTCTCGAAGGTGTAAAGCGTGATATATTTAACACCCGATACAAAAACTGTTTGTTGTGACGGTAAGTCGTTCTTATAAGTAAATGTTTGTAATGTACTTTCTTTTTTACGATTGTTTACAAATGTTATTTTAGAAAGCCGGTTGGTACCGTCGATATAAAAATATTTTTCATTCCCAGTCGGAGTGACTGCCGAATTAAGGGAGAAGTCTGCTCGATAAAGTAATTGCGTTGCTTTTATT
Proteins encoded in this region:
- a CDS encoding HAD family hydrolase; the encoded protein is MKKLVIFDLDGTLLNTIDDLAVSTNFALSCCGFPEHKVSQYKYFVGNGIAKLFERALPENERNEQNIARMRMYFLEHYTVNNTCHTVPYDGIPDLLRSLADQDVKLAVASNKYQQGTEKLIDYYFGDIPFIAVLGQREGVPVKPDPVIIEEILGVAGISRDETLYTGDSGVDMQTAKNAGVESVGVTWGFRSKGELLENGACHVVDYPGELLKYMSERL